GAAGGGTAGCGGTGGGGCCTTGGGGGCCGGCAAGAGGTGAGGGGCGACGAGGGGAACCGGGGAAGAACGAGGGGCGGTGAGGAGGAGCCGGGAGAGCGGAGGGCGAGGAagggacacacagccctggggctgggcgCTGACCAGGCACTCCCCgcaggaagaagaagaaggcgAAAGACAAGGCCCAGATCCTGGAGCAGATCGTGAGCAGtaagaagcaggaggaggagaagaagcgCGGGCTGGACAAGCGGACTCCGGCGCAGGTGGCCTACGAGAAGATGCAGGAGAAGCGGGTAAGGCTTTAAAACCCCCGTGAGCCCCGGGGTGCGGCCCCTGAGGGGGCTGCGAGTAACCGGCCCTTCTGTGTCTCCTACAGCAAATGGAGCGGATCCTGAAGAAAGCATCGAAAACCCACAAGCAGCGAGTGGAGGTGAGCAAAACCATCCCGAGTTCCTCAGGCTAGCGGGCTGAAGGAGCCGTTCCGCCTTGTCAAACACAAGCCGGGACGCAGGGGAGGTTGTGGTTCAGCTTGGTAATGTCAGCGCCcgttttctgtctcttttcctcCCGCAGGACTTCAACAGGCACTTGGATACTCTGACTGAGCATTACGACATTCCCAAAGTCAGCTGGACTAAATGACCAGGCTGCTTTTCACGGCTCTGGAGCTGgagttgtgttttgtttgtatCAAGCAGGGTTGTCATGTAAATCTTGTCTTTTCTCCTTATTGTCTAATACATCTTCTGAGCTTTTATGACTATACTGTCTTATTTTATagacttgttt
The DNA window shown above is from Camarhynchus parvulus chromosome 28, STF_HiC, whole genome shotgun sequence and carries:
- the FAM32A gene encoding protein FAM32A — protein: MADYEAVQRGPLRLKGSGGALGAGKRKKKKAKDKAQILEQIVSSKKQEEEKKRGLDKRTPAQVAYEKMQEKRQMERILKKASKTHKQRVEDFNRHLDTLTEHYDIPKVSWTK